One Helicoverpa zea isolate HzStark_Cry1AcR chromosome 20, ilHelZeax1.1, whole genome shotgun sequence genomic region harbors:
- the LOC124640466 gene encoding uncharacterized protein CG45076-like isoform X2 has product MVYESDFYTTRRPYRPSTSYSTVSAELIYRPTARTVTRLVTYPEAPHHVVRVRVRPSVVLRELDRIAYRRRPEYSISAVDDFFRSESTKAFEDETSRIRADTAALLTRARSVVPRAKTVAPLDTIYSYSYGEPVPYRFSNEAYLAKLIVPLRSVADHIRNISYYNEPAKKFTGRGHLACVHYSGNKAFSSRRPLYKELSIRDDVNLLSFYAKNRLAAAGLAIEGATVKLLPWRPSRKFQVPQMMEDPALELKAAKAEREARFRASTVEPVMTPAADLAEIKRKRQEEARAAEEKALKEEAKREAERKAAAEREAAEKKRAEEEARKAEEAKRKAEEDARKAEEEARKAEEARLAEEARLAEEAKLAEEARLAEEARLAEEARLAEEAKKAEEARLAEEARLAEEARLAEEAKLAEEEARLEEERQAEQRRQEELARLEELEKQAQEEREAELARQAAELAEIARQESELAAARLEELSQSGSAADIPEADASEPAADEPQPIVEEPESPEVVPETPAEPEAEAEQAGDVSEDEKAEPDLTDEE; this is encoded by the exons GCTGAGCTGATATACAGGCCGACTGCTCGCACTGTTACTCGACTCGTCACGTACCCGGAGGCGCCCCACCATGTAGTGCGAGTGCGCGTGCGACCCTCAGTAGTCCTGCGTGAATTGGACCGCATCGCGTACCGCCGCCGCCCCGAATATTCCATCTCAGCTGTCGATGATTTCTTCCGTTCCGAATCTACCAAG GCTTTCGAAGATGAGACCAGCCGCATTCGCGCCGACACAGCTGCACTTCTGACTCGCGCGCGTTCCGTTGTGCCCCGCGCTAAAACCGTAGCGCCCCTCGATACGATTTATTC ATATTCGTACGGGGAACCAGTTCCGTATCGTTTCAGCAATGAGGCTTACCTCGCTAAGCTCATCGTGCCCCTGCGCAGCGTGGCCGACCACATCCGCAACATCTCTTACTACAACGAACCCGCCAAGAAGTTCACTG GACGCGGTCACCTCGCATGCGTGCACTACTCCGGTAACAAGGCCTTCTCCAGCCGTAGGCCTCTCTACAAGGAGCTTAGCATCAGGGACGACGTGAACCTCCTCTCTTTCTATGCCAAGAACAGGCTCGCGGCCGCCGGTCTGGCCATCGAAGGCGCCACAG TCAAGCTGCTCCCATGGAGGCCGAGCCGCAAGTTCCAGGTCCCGCAGATGATGGAAGACCCTGCACTTGAGCTGAAGGCAGCTAAGGCCGAGCGTGAAGCCAGATTCCGTGCCTCTACTGTTGAGCCTGTTATGACTCCCGCTGCCGATCTGGCAGAAATCAAAAGGAAGAGGCAGGAGGAGGCTCGCGCTGCCGAAGAAAA GGCCTTGAAGGAAGAAGCGAAACGCGAAGCTGAGCGTAAGGCAGCT GCTGAACGCGAAGCGGCAGAAAAGAAGAGGGCAGAAGAAGAAGCCCGTAAAGCCGAAGAAGCTAAACGCAAGGCCGAAGAAGACGCTAGGAAAGCCGAGGAAGAAGCCCGCAAGGCTGAAGAGGCTCGCCTAGCCGAGGAGGCCCGTTTGGCGGAGGAAGCAAAACTCGCCGAGGAAGCCCGTTTAGCTGAGGAAGCAAGGCTCGCGGAAGAAGCAAGACTTGCGGAAGAAGCTAAGAAAGCAGAAGAAGCACGTCTAGCAGAAGAGGCGAGACTCGCAGAAGAAGCCCGTTTGGCTGAGGAAGCAAAGTTAGCCGAGGAAGAGGCCAGGCTCGAGGAGGAGAGGCAGGCGGAACAGAGGAGACAAGAGGAACTCGCCAGGCTAGAGGAGTTGGAGAAACAAGCACAAGAAGAACGCGAAGCCGAACTTGCACGACAG GCTGCTGAATTAGCTGAGATTGCGAGACAAGAGTCTGAACTTGCGGCCGCCCGCCTGGAGGAGCTCTCACAAAGTGGATCTGCCGCTGATATTCCTGAAGCTGATGCCTC GGAACCTGCTGCAGATGAGCCACAACCCATTGTAGAAGAGCCAGAATCCCCTGAAGTCGTGCCTGAAACCCCCGCCGAGCCCGAGGCTGAGGCCGAGCAGGCCGGTGACGTCAGCGAAGACGAGAAGGCGGAGCCTGACCTAACCGATGAAGAATAA
- the LOC124640466 gene encoding uncharacterized protein CG45076-like isoform X1, with the protein MVYESDFYTTRRPYRPSTSYSTVSPLSSVYYLSSYLPYYHEPYITYIPKLSQAELIYRPTARTVTRLVTYPEAPHHVVRVRVRPSVVLRELDRIAYRRRPEYSISAVDDFFRSESTKAFEDETSRIRADTAALLTRARSVVPRAKTVAPLDTIYSYSYGEPVPYRFSNEAYLAKLIVPLRSVADHIRNISYYNEPAKKFTGRGHLACVHYSGNKAFSSRRPLYKELSIRDDVNLLSFYAKNRLAAAGLAIEGATVKLLPWRPSRKFQVPQMMEDPALELKAAKAEREARFRASTVEPVMTPAADLAEIKRKRQEEARAAEEKALKEEAKREAERKAAAEREAAEKKRAEEEARKAEEAKRKAEEDARKAEEEARKAEEARLAEEARLAEEAKLAEEARLAEEARLAEEARLAEEAKKAEEARLAEEARLAEEARLAEEAKLAEEEARLEEERQAEQRRQEELARLEELEKQAQEEREAELARQAAELAEIARQESELAAARLEELSQSGSAADIPEADASEPAADEPQPIVEEPESPEVVPETPAEPEAEAEQAGDVSEDEKAEPDLTDEE; encoded by the exons GCTGAGCTGATATACAGGCCGACTGCTCGCACTGTTACTCGACTCGTCACGTACCCGGAGGCGCCCCACCATGTAGTGCGAGTGCGCGTGCGACCCTCAGTAGTCCTGCGTGAATTGGACCGCATCGCGTACCGCCGCCGCCCCGAATATTCCATCTCAGCTGTCGATGATTTCTTCCGTTCCGAATCTACCAAG GCTTTCGAAGATGAGACCAGCCGCATTCGCGCCGACACAGCTGCACTTCTGACTCGCGCGCGTTCCGTTGTGCCCCGCGCTAAAACCGTAGCGCCCCTCGATACGATTTATTC ATATTCGTACGGGGAACCAGTTCCGTATCGTTTCAGCAATGAGGCTTACCTCGCTAAGCTCATCGTGCCCCTGCGCAGCGTGGCCGACCACATCCGCAACATCTCTTACTACAACGAACCCGCCAAGAAGTTCACTG GACGCGGTCACCTCGCATGCGTGCACTACTCCGGTAACAAGGCCTTCTCCAGCCGTAGGCCTCTCTACAAGGAGCTTAGCATCAGGGACGACGTGAACCTCCTCTCTTTCTATGCCAAGAACAGGCTCGCGGCCGCCGGTCTGGCCATCGAAGGCGCCACAG TCAAGCTGCTCCCATGGAGGCCGAGCCGCAAGTTCCAGGTCCCGCAGATGATGGAAGACCCTGCACTTGAGCTGAAGGCAGCTAAGGCCGAGCGTGAAGCCAGATTCCGTGCCTCTACTGTTGAGCCTGTTATGACTCCCGCTGCCGATCTGGCAGAAATCAAAAGGAAGAGGCAGGAGGAGGCTCGCGCTGCCGAAGAAAA GGCCTTGAAGGAAGAAGCGAAACGCGAAGCTGAGCGTAAGGCAGCT GCTGAACGCGAAGCGGCAGAAAAGAAGAGGGCAGAAGAAGAAGCCCGTAAAGCCGAAGAAGCTAAACGCAAGGCCGAAGAAGACGCTAGGAAAGCCGAGGAAGAAGCCCGCAAGGCTGAAGAGGCTCGCCTAGCCGAGGAGGCCCGTTTGGCGGAGGAAGCAAAACTCGCCGAGGAAGCCCGTTTAGCTGAGGAAGCAAGGCTCGCGGAAGAAGCAAGACTTGCGGAAGAAGCTAAGAAAGCAGAAGAAGCACGTCTAGCAGAAGAGGCGAGACTCGCAGAAGAAGCCCGTTTGGCTGAGGAAGCAAAGTTAGCCGAGGAAGAGGCCAGGCTCGAGGAGGAGAGGCAGGCGGAACAGAGGAGACAAGAGGAACTCGCCAGGCTAGAGGAGTTGGAGAAACAAGCACAAGAAGAACGCGAAGCCGAACTTGCACGACAG GCTGCTGAATTAGCTGAGATTGCGAGACAAGAGTCTGAACTTGCGGCCGCCCGCCTGGAGGAGCTCTCACAAAGTGGATCTGCCGCTGATATTCCTGAAGCTGATGCCTC GGAACCTGCTGCAGATGAGCCACAACCCATTGTAGAAGAGCCAGAATCCCCTGAAGTCGTGCCTGAAACCCCCGCCGAGCCCGAGGCTGAGGCCGAGCAGGCCGGTGACGTCAGCGAAGACGAGAAGGCGGAGCCTGACCTAACCGATGAAGAATAA